The following are from one region of the Hydrogenimonas sp. SS33 genome:
- the murC gene encoding UDP-N-acetylmuramate--L-alanine ligase, protein MKIHFIGIGGIGISALSKFMAGEGHTISGSDIRQSEITDELALKFGAKITIPHHGEAVEGADMVIHSAAVRKNNPEYIRAKELGIPLYARKEALKFILKEKKVYAVAGAHGKSTTSAMLAEVFEDANAVIGAISKRFHSNVRTAPNDDVVFEADESDASFLNCHPYMAIVTNVEPEHMEYYDYDLERFYGAYRQFLKLAEVRVVNAEDPFLSKLDLEAVRLYPSRDIQNIEYVLIGDEPHTRFRFKEFGSFDVYGLGEHIALDASLVILAALHEGMDVETIRRNLLNYKGIKKRFDIVYNDDETVIFDDYGHHPTEIAATMKALRTYADMRGFRKIRAIWQPHKYSRTMDNLPGFVDCFDGVDELVILPIWAAGEVEVPIDLQGAFGGYDLTMAARIHREGPRVQALDEEGNLLKTFDKELIVAFGAGDITYQIRGLK, encoded by the coding sequence ATGAAAATCCATTTCATCGGCATCGGCGGCATCGGCATTTCTGCGCTGTCCAAATTCATGGCCGGAGAGGGGCATACGATCAGCGGGTCGGATATTCGCCAGAGCGAAATCACCGACGAACTGGCGCTTAAATTTGGGGCGAAAATCACCATTCCCCACCACGGCGAGGCGGTGGAGGGGGCGGATATGGTGATCCACTCGGCGGCGGTGCGCAAAAACAATCCGGAATACATACGCGCCAAAGAACTGGGCATTCCCCTCTATGCCCGCAAGGAGGCGCTGAAATTCATTTTAAAAGAGAAAAAGGTCTACGCCGTGGCGGGGGCCCACGGCAAAAGCACCACTTCCGCCATGCTGGCGGAGGTTTTCGAAGATGCCAACGCCGTCATCGGCGCCATCTCCAAGCGGTTCCATTCCAATGTCCGCACGGCGCCCAACGATGACGTGGTTTTCGAAGCGGACGAGAGCGACGCCAGTTTTCTCAACTGCCATCCCTATATGGCCATCGTCACCAATGTCGAGCCCGAGCACATGGAGTATTACGACTACGACCTGGAGCGTTTCTACGGCGCCTACCGGCAGTTTCTAAAGCTGGCGGAGGTGCGGGTCGTCAACGCCGAAGACCCCTTTCTCTCGAAGCTCGACCTGGAGGCGGTGCGGCTCTACCCGAGCAGGGATATTCAAAACATCGAATACGTTCTCATCGGCGACGAGCCCCATACCCGCTTCCGCTTCAAGGAGTTCGGGAGCTTCGACGTCTACGGCCTTGGGGAGCATATCGCCCTGGATGCGTCGCTGGTGATTCTGGCGGCGCTGCACGAAGGCATGGATGTGGAGACGATCCGGCGCAATCTGCTGAACTACAAAGGAATCAAGAAGCGCTTTGATATTGTCTACAACGACGACGAGACGGTCATTTTCGACGATTACGGCCACCATCCCACCGAGATCGCCGCGACGATGAAGGCGCTGCGTACCTATGCCGATATGCGGGGGTTCAGAAAGATCCGCGCCATTTGGCAGCCCCACAAATACAGCCGTACCATGGACAACCTGCCCGGTTTCGTCGACTGCTTCGACGGGGTGGACGAGCTGGTCATCCTGCCCATCTGGGCGGCGGGAGAGGTCGAAGTGCCCATTGACCTGCAGGGGGCTTTCGGCGGCTACGACCTGACCATGGCCGCGCGCATCCATCGCGAAGGCCCCCGTGTCCAGGCTTTGGACGAGGAGGGCAATCTGCTCAAAACCTTCGATAAAGAACTCATCGTCGCTTTCGGCGCGGGCGATATCACCTACCAGATCAGGGGATTGAAATGA
- a CDS encoding four helix bundle protein, translating to MRKLEGEKEALMKCETLDVWKKACALSSDIYVGLRDCKDFGFKDQITRSGLSIASNIAEGVERDSQKESWRFLDMAQASAAELKTQIFIGMKIGYIPRERGRQWADETDRIHIMIKSLKKSFQS from the coding sequence GTGAGAAAGTTAGAAGGTGAGAAAGAAGCCCTCATGAAATGTGAAACTTTGGATGTCTGGAAAAAAGCATGTGCATTGAGTTCGGATATCTACGTTGGATTACGAGATTGTAAAGATTTTGGTTTTAAAGACCAAATCACACGGTCAGGACTCTCCATCGCCAGTAACATTGCCGAAGGTGTTGAAAGAGATTCCCAAAAAGAGAGTTGGCGTTTTTTGGATATGGCCCAGGCATCTGCAGCCGAATTGAAAACCCAAATATTTATTGGCATGAAAATCGGTTATATCCCAAGAGAAAGAGGGAGACAATGGGCCGACGAAACCGATAGAATACACATAATGATCAAAAGCCTTAAAAAGAGTTTCCAATCATGA
- a CDS encoding MraY family glycosyltransferase: protein MHTNPIPRGAGLCFGGIALTVSLISVFADLNHLQRYVFVYTAVAVVFAAGFIDDRYTVSHKLKFLFIIAAASLVAFYGIDIDSLGHFLGYEITLPAIVAIPFTIFAITGFTNALNLTDGLDGLAGMISLVMMGAFLWIGYVNHDELMVMLSSIFMAATAAFLLFNWYPAKVFMGDSGSLTLGFVIAVLAVRATHFIEPTAVLFIVVLPVLDTFIVMTRRIQRGLSPFAADKTHMHHILYNRYEDVAYTTILLVYIQIAFTIIGVQLRHSDGFLSLILFGILFFIMLNLFDQRIKRRPKQKKRRFL, encoded by the coding sequence ATGCATACGAACCCGATTCCCCGGGGAGCCGGCCTCTGTTTCGGCGGTATCGCGCTGACGGTTTCCCTGATCAGCGTTTTCGCCGACCTGAATCACCTTCAGCGCTATGTTTTTGTCTATACCGCCGTGGCTGTTGTCTTTGCCGCGGGCTTCATAGACGACAGATATACGGTATCGCATAAACTGAAATTTCTTTTCATCATTGCCGCTGCGTCACTGGTCGCCTTTTACGGCATCGATATCGATTCCCTGGGTCACTTCCTCGGCTACGAGATCACCTTGCCCGCTATTGTCGCCATTCCTTTTACCATTTTCGCCATTACCGGTTTCACCAATGCATTGAATCTCACCGACGGGCTGGACGGTCTTGCGGGCATGATCTCCCTGGTCATGATGGGGGCGTTTCTCTGGATCGGCTACGTCAACCACGACGAATTGATGGTGATGCTCTCCTCCATCTTCATGGCCGCCACGGCCGCCTTCCTGCTTTTCAATTGGTATCCGGCCAAAGTCTTCATGGGTGACAGCGGCTCTCTGACCCTGGGATTCGTCATCGCCGTACTCGCCGTACGGGCCACCCATTTCATCGAACCGACCGCGGTCCTTTTCATCGTCGTACTGCCGGTTCTGGATACCTTCATCGTCATGACCCGGCGTATCCAGCGCGGCCTTTCACCCTTCGCCGCCGACAAAACCCATATGCACCACATCCTCTACAACCGCTACGAAGATGTAGCCTATACCACCATTCTGCTCGTCTATATCCAGATCGCCTTCACCATCATCGGCGTACAACTCAGACACTCCGACGGTTTTCTCTCTCTCATCCTCTTCGGCATTCTCTTTTTCATCATGCTCAACCTTTTCGACCAGCGCATCAAACGAAGACCGAAACAGAAAAAGAGAAGATTTCTCTGA
- a CDS encoding DUF1501 domain-containing protein: MKRREFLKSAIGIAAAAAVAPGMLRADIIPDDGTSALPLENVAFDAEIFAKNDAQTIVVYLGGGMSDAVSNLNHLPEIRENDLSQIPYGENDFTVTKNGFWQEAGGDILEKMVENGDLTLFRTCYRDHASVAHGINQKRYCHGNDKGYESGIVTTLMHVLLQHGAVNEKSLFPNVCIDGGFYKLLQDFATKEPLPTFMRPISFNRNFDNPYKYKVDDQGQVDLGDYSTNKLFNEVHYSERLDALMLRHNHYDALNTVFKQRHEISDFIEEARTKEIPVEYPKTIDGKKFETAMRILTTNPDTKVVTISGGHSGWDDHSDALPLHRSRAREMFEAIEVAMAHAKAEGRDNINIVLYGDFGRNLNLNRSKGWDHGNNQAVYWFGGKKYLNTLGIVGETELHNWLPKARLYNRPTRDSFQFPAYSIAATIYALYGITNPEVLTGGYGVIDPSTVYTDSPSFIKA, from the coding sequence ATGAAACGAAGGGAATTTTTGAAAAGTGCCATTGGAATCGCGGCTGCCGCGGCCGTTGCGCCCGGCATGCTGCGGGCAGATATCATTCCCGATGACGGCACATCGGCCCTGCCTCTGGAAAATGTAGCCTTCGATGCCGAAATTTTCGCAAAAAACGATGCCCAGACTATAGTAGTCTACCTGGGCGGCGGTATGAGCGATGCCGTCTCCAATTTGAATCATCTTCCCGAAATCAGGGAAAACGACCTGTCACAGATTCCCTACGGAGAAAATGACTTTACCGTAACGAAAAACGGGTTCTGGCAGGAAGCGGGCGGCGATATTCTGGAGAAAATGGTTGAAAACGGAGATCTGACACTTTTTAGAACCTGTTACCGCGACCATGCCAGTGTCGCCCACGGCATCAATCAGAAACGTTACTGCCACGGGAACGACAAAGGGTATGAGTCGGGAATCGTCACGACGCTCATGCATGTGCTGCTGCAACATGGGGCGGTCAATGAAAAAAGCCTGTTCCCGAATGTCTGCATCGACGGCGGATTCTACAAACTGCTCCAGGATTTCGCGACAAAGGAGCCGTTGCCGACCTTTATGCGCCCCATTTCCTTTAACAGGAACTTTGACAACCCGTACAAATACAAAGTCGATGATCAGGGGCAGGTAGATCTGGGTGACTACTCCACCAACAAACTTTTCAACGAAGTGCATTACAGTGAGCGCCTGGATGCTTTGATGCTTAGGCACAACCATTACGATGCATTGAATACGGTTTTCAAACAACGCCATGAGATCAGTGATTTTATCGAAGAGGCGAGAACGAAAGAGATCCCGGTAGAGTATCCCAAAACGATAGACGGGAAAAAATTTGAAACGGCGATGCGGATTTTGACGACCAACCCCGATACGAAAGTGGTGACCATTTCCGGAGGGCACAGTGGATGGGATGACCATTCCGATGCACTTCCTCTGCACAGAAGCCGCGCCAGAGAGATGTTCGAAGCGATCGAAGTCGCCATGGCGCATGCGAAAGCGGAGGGACGGGACAATATCAATATTGTCCTCTACGGAGATTTCGGCCGCAATCTCAATCTGAACCGTTCAAAAGGGTGGGATCATGGGAACAACCAGGCGGTCTACTGGTTTGGAGGAAAAAAATATCTGAATACTCTCGGCATTGTGGGTGAGACGGAGTTGCACAACTGGCTTCCAAAAGCCCGGCTGTACAACAGGCCCACACGCGATTCGTTCCAGTTTCCGGCATACAGTATCGCGGCGACGATTTACGCTCTCTACGGCATTACCAATCCGGAAGTCCTCACAGGCGGATACGGCGTCATCGACCCCTCCACCGTCTACACCGATTCCCCCTCTTTTATCAAAGCCTGA
- the rfbA gene encoding glucose-1-phosphate thymidylyltransferase RfbA yields MKGIILAGGSGTRLYPATQVISKQLLPVYDKPMIYYPLSVLMLAGIREVLIISTPEDLPRFEQLLGDGSHLGMKFEYAVQEHPNGLAEAFIIGEKFIGDDGVSLILGDNIFYGPGLTPLVEAAAHRKDGATIFGYQVKDPERYGVVEFDEKMNVISIEEKPAKPKSNFAVTGLYFYDNDVIDIAKNTQPSARGELEITSVNKEYLRRGKLRVELLRRGYAWLDTGTHESMAEAGTFIRTIEHRQGYKVACIEEIAHYKGWISDEELIALAEPYKQTEYGRYMIEMAKSR; encoded by the coding sequence ATGAAAGGCATCATTCTCGCAGGCGGGAGCGGAACGAGACTCTATCCCGCGACACAGGTGATCAGTAAGCAACTGCTTCCCGTATATGACAAGCCGATGATCTATTATCCACTCTCCGTTCTGATGCTTGCGGGCATCAGGGAGGTATTGATTATCTCCACCCCCGAGGACCTCCCCCGGTTCGAGCAGCTTCTGGGTGACGGAAGCCACCTGGGTATGAAGTTCGAATACGCCGTTCAGGAACACCCCAACGGGCTTGCCGAAGCTTTCATTATCGGCGAAAAGTTTATAGGTGACGATGGGGTCTCCCTGATACTCGGCGACAACATTTTTTACGGTCCGGGACTGACCCCTTTGGTCGAAGCGGCGGCACATAGAAAAGACGGTGCGACCATTTTCGGCTACCAGGTCAAGGACCCCGAACGCTACGGTGTCGTTGAATTCGACGAAAAGATGAATGTCATTTCCATCGAGGAGAAACCGGCAAAACCCAAAAGCAATTTCGCGGTCACAGGCCTCTATTTTTACGACAATGACGTCATAGACATCGCAAAAAACACCCAGCCCTCCGCACGCGGTGAACTGGAGATCACCTCCGTCAACAAGGAGTATCTGCGGCGCGGAAAACTTCGGGTAGAATTGCTGCGGCGCGGATATGCCTGGCTCGACACGGGTACCCATGAAAGTATGGCCGAAGCGGGCACTTTCATTCGTACCATCGAACACCGCCAGGGATACAAAGTCGCCTGTATCGAGGAGATCGCCCACTACAAGGGATGGATCTCCGACGAAGAGCTCATCGCTCTGGCGGAGCCCTATAAACAGACCGAATACGGCCGATACATGATTGAGATGGCGAAATCCCGATGA
- the rfbB gene encoding dTDP-glucose 4,6-dehydratase, with amino-acid sequence MKHLLVTGGAGFIGSNFVPYFLEKHPDYHLVNLDLLTYAGNPDNLKEVEGHPRYSFIRGNICNRELVEYIFDTFDIEGVIHFAAESHVDNSIADPGIFMETNINGTFTLLDVAYRHWMEAPFKYKEKYLKNSEHRALPRFHHISTDEVYGTLGETGLFTEETPYVPNSPYSASKAGSDMVVRSYHHTYGMNTVITNCSNNYGPKQHDEKLIPTIIRNAVRGNPIPIYGDGKNIRDWLYVLDHCKGIDLAYHKGSAGETYNIGGRNERDNLYIADKICEILDELHPIEKNTEFSPESRNPKPGTYKDLITFVPDRPGHDRRYAIDATKIETELGWRADENFESGILKTVRWYLEKYL; translated from the coding sequence ATGAAACATCTTCTTGTCACCGGAGGAGCCGGCTTCATCGGCAGCAACTTCGTTCCCTATTTTCTGGAAAAACATCCCGACTACCACCTGGTCAATCTCGACCTGCTTACCTATGCCGGCAACCCCGACAACCTCAAAGAGGTGGAAGGTCATCCCCGTTACAGTTTCATCCGGGGGAATATCTGCAACCGGGAACTGGTCGAATATATATTCGATACCTTTGACATCGAAGGGGTCATCCACTTCGCCGCCGAAAGCCATGTGGACAACTCCATCGCCGATCCGGGCATCTTCATGGAGACCAACATCAACGGCACTTTCACCCTGCTTGACGTCGCCTACAGACACTGGATGGAAGCCCCTTTCAAATACAAAGAGAAATATCTGAAAAATTCAGAACACAGAGCCCTCCCCCGCTTCCACCACATCAGTACGGACGAAGTCTACGGCACCCTGGGCGAGACGGGACTGTTTACCGAAGAGACCCCCTACGTCCCCAACTCACCCTACTCCGCATCGAAAGCGGGCAGCGACATGGTCGTGCGAAGTTACCACCACACCTACGGCATGAACACGGTCATCACCAACTGCTCCAACAACTACGGCCCCAAACAGCACGACGAAAAGCTCATACCCACCATCATACGAAACGCCGTCCGGGGCAACCCCATCCCCATTTACGGCGACGGTAAAAACATCCGCGACTGGCTCTATGTGCTCGACCACTGCAAAGGCATCGACCTGGCCTACCACAAAGGCAGCGCGGGCGAAACCTACAACATCGGCGGCCGCAACGAGCGGGACAACCTCTACATCGCCGACAAGATATGTGAAATTCTCGACGAATTGCACCCCATAGAAAAAAACACCGAGTTTTCGCCCGAAAGCCGAAACCCGAAACCCGGAACCTACAAAGACCTCATAACTTTTGTGCCAGACCGCCCGGGCCATGACCGGCGATACGCCATCGACGCCACGAAGATCGAAACCGAACTCGGCTGGAGAGCCGACGAAAATTTCGAGAGCGGCATACTGAAAACCGTCCGATGGTATCTGGAGAAGTATCTATGA